GGCCGGTTTCGCCGATTCTGCAGCGCCTTCGATGACAGTTGCCTCCGCTTCCTCGTCAGATTCTTCGCTGTCCACCTGCTTCGCATTGTCCGCGCCTGCTGCCGCTTCGTCTGCCGCCTTGTCGCGCTGCAACAGCGGCGCGAGGTAGCGTCCGGTAAAACTTGCCTTCGACTTCGCAATCTGCTCCGGCGTGCCTTGCGCGATGATCTGACCGCCGCCGGCGCCGCCTTCGGGGCCGAGATCGATGACCCAGTCGGCAGTTTTTATCACATCGAGATTATGCTCGATGATGACCACGGTATTTCCTTGATCGCGCAACCGATGGATCACTTCCAGCAACAGCGCGATATCGTGGAAGTGCAAACCCGTGGTCGGCTCGTCGAGGATATACAGTGTGCGACCCGTATCGCGCTTGCTCAGTTCCAGCGACAGCTTCACGCGCTGCGCCTCGCCGCCCGACAGCGTGGTCGCCGACTGGCCAAGCCGGATATAGCCCAGACCGACATCGAGCAGCGTTTTCAGCTTGCGCGCGACGACGGGCACCGCCTTGAAAAAGTCGTATGCGTGCTCGACCGTCATCTCCAGCACTTCGCTGATGTTCTGGCCTTTGTAGAGAATGTCGAGCGTTTCGCGGTTGTAGCGCTTGCCGTGACAGACGTCGCACGGCACGTATACGTCGGGCAGGAAGTGCATTTCGACCTTCAGCACGCCGTCGCCCTGGCACGATTCACAGCGCCCGCCCTTCACGTTGAACGAGAAGCGGCCGGGATCGTAGCCGCGTTCCTTGGCGGCGGGGACGCCCGCGAACAGCTCGCGGATCGGCGTGAAGAGGCCCGTGTACGTGGCGGGATTCGAGCGCGGCGTGCGGCCGATAGGCGACTGGTCGACGTTGATGACCTTGTCGAAATGTTCGAGCCCTTCGATCGCCTCGAACGGCGAAGGCTCGGCCGAGGAACCGTACAGATGCTGCGCGACGGCGTGATACAGCGTGTCGTTGATCAGCGTCGACTTGCCCGAGCCCGACACGCCCGTTACGCAGGTCAACAGACCGACGGGCAGATCGAGCGTTACGTGCTTCAGATTGTTGCCGTACGCCTCGATGATGCGCAGACGGCGTTCGTCGGGCTGTTTGCGGTCGTCGGGGAATTCGATGCGCCGCGCGCCCGCGAGATACTGGCCCGTCATCGACGCCGGGTCAGCCTGCACTTCGTCAGGCGTGCCTTCGGCGATCACCATGCCGCCGTGCTCGCCCGCGCCCGGCCCCATATCGACGACATAATCGGCCATGCGAATCATGTCTTCGTCGTGCTCGACGACGATCACCGAGTTGCCGAGATCGCGCAAATGCTTGAGCGTCGAGATGAGGCGGTCGTTGTCGCGCTGATGCAGGCCGATGGACGGCTCGTCGAGCACGTACATCACGCCCGTCAAGCCCGAGCCGATCTGCGACGCGAGACGGATGCGCTGCGCCTCGCCGCCCGACAGCGTTTCGGCGCTGCGTTCGAGCGACAGGTAATCGAGCCCGACGTTATTCAGGAACATCAGACGCGCGACGATTTCCTTGATGACCTTGTCGGCGATTTCGCGTTTCGCGCCTTCGAGCCGCAGCGTCTGGAAATAGCCGAGCGTGTCGCGCAGCGGCCAGCCGCTGACTTCGAAGATGCCGCGCGCGTCACTGTCCGCGCCGATTCGCACGAAACGCGCTTCGCGGCGCAAACGCGTGCCTTCGCACGACGGACACGCCTGGTTGTTCTGATACTTCGCCAGCTCCTCGCGCACCGCGACCGAATCGGTCTCGCGATAACGCCGTTCCAGATTCGGAATGATCCCTTCGAACACATGCTCGCGCACGGATGTGCGGCCGCGCTCGTTGATGTACGAGAACGGCACCGTCTGCTTGCCCGAGCCATACAGCAGGATCTGGCGGACCTTTTCGGGCAGGTCTTCGAACGCGGTGTCGATATCGAATTCGAAGAACGCCGCGAGGCTTTGCAGCATCTGGAAGTAGAACTGGTTGCGCCGGTCCCAACCCTTGACCGCGCCCGCCGCAAGCGACAGCGACGGATGCGCGACCACCCGCTTCGGGTCGAAGAACGTGATCTGGCCGAGGCCGTCGCACTCCGGGCACGCGCCCATCGGATTGTTGAACGAAAAAAGGCGCGGCTCCAGTTCCTGCAGCGAATACGAGCAGATCGGACACGCGAACTTCGAGCTGAACAGATGCTCTTTGTCGGTGTCCATTTCGAGCGCGATCGCGCGGCCATCGGCAAGACGCAGCGCGGTTTCGAACGATTCGGCCAGACGCTGCTTCGCGTCGGCGCGCACCTTCAGACGGTCAACCACCACGTCGATGGTGTGCTTGTCGTTCTTTTTCAACTGCGGCAGCGAGTCGACTTCGTAGATTTTCGCGACGCCTTCGTTCGCCGTGCCGCCGCCCGAGCGCACGCGAAACCGGATGAAGCCTTGCGCCTGCATGTCTTCGAACAGCTCCGTGTGCTCGCCTTTGCGGTTCGCGACGACGGGCGCGAGGATCATCAGCCGTGTGTCTTCGGGCAGCGCGAGCGCGGCGTCCACCATCTGCGAGACGCTTTGCGCCTCCAGCGGAATTTCGTGGTCCGGGCAGTAAGGCGTGCCGACACGTGCGTAAAGGAGTCGCAGGTAGTCGTGGATTTCGGTGACCGTGCCGACCGTCGAGCGCGGGTTGTGCGAGGTGGCTTTCTGCTCGATCGAAATGGCGGGCGACAGACCCTCGATCAGATCGACGTCCGGCTTTTCCATCAGTTGCAGAAATTGCCGGGCGTACGCGGACAGGCTCTCCACATAGCGGCGCTGGCCCTCGGCGTAGAGCGTGTCGAAGGCGAGCGACGATTTGCCCGAGCCGGACAAGCCGGTAATCACGACCAGCTTGTGACGCGGCAGGTCGAGATTGACGTTCTTCAGGTTGTGGGTCCGAGCCCCACGGATACGGATTTGTTCCATGAACCGGCGGGAAGAGGAGAAGGCTAAACCTGCTACTATAACGACTTTTCCAGACCGCCGTTACGGCTTCCTGACAGTGCGCAAACGGCGCGCTGACAAAGACGAAAGCGTCGTTTTTTCGCGGTTCAGCGTTGTGGCGAATGGCTCGTATGTGAGGGCGATTTCTGCCTTCTGCAAGGCACCAGGCAGCCGTTGTAAGCTCGGTCAGCGTCGGAGGCTGCGCGTGCGTCGTGCATGCGGGCTACCGCGCATTCGCTGCCCGTTCATTCAATAATCGTTCCCGATGTCCAATCCGTCCGCCACCTCCACACGCATGAGCGCGCCCGAGTTGCGCGCGACCGTGTCGCTTGCCGCGATCTTCGCGCTGCGCATGCTGGGTCTCTTCATGATCATGCCCGTCTTCTCGATCTACGCGAAGACGATCCCGGGCGGCGACAACGTGCTGCTGGTCGGCATTGCGCTGGGTGCGTACGGCGTGACGCAGTCGCTGCTCTATATCTTCTACGGCTGGGTGTCCGACATGATCGGCCGCAAGCCGGTCATCGCGATGGGCCTGCTGATCTTCGCGCTGGGCAGCTTCGTCGCCGCGTTCGCGCACGACATGACGTGGATCATCGTCGGCCGGGTGATCCAGGGGATGGGCGCGGTGTCGTCGGCGGTGATCGCGTTCATCGCGGACCTGACGGCCGAAGAGCATCGCACCAAGGCGATGGCGATGGTGGGCGGCTCGATCGGCGTGTCGTTTGCGGTGGCGATCGTCGGCGCGCCGATCGTGTTTCACTGGCTCGGCATGAGCGGCCTGTTCGCGCTGGTCGGCATTTTCTCGATTCTGGCGATCGGCGTCGTGCTGTGGATCGTTCCCGACGCGCCGAAGCCCGTGCATGTGCCCGCGCCGTTCCGCGAAGTCCTGCACAACGCGGAACTGCTGCGTCTGAACTTCGGCGTGCTGGTGCTGCACGCGACGCAGACGGCGCTGTTTCTCGTGGTGCCGCGCATTCTGGAGGCGGGCGGCCTGCCCGTCTCGTCGCACTGGAAGATTTACCTGCCCGTGATGGGCCTCGCGTTCGTGATGATGGTCCCGGCGATCATCGCTGCGGAAAAGCGCGGCAAGATGAAGCCGGTGCTGCTGGGTGCGATTGGTCTTATCCTGATCGGCCAGTTACTTCTCGGCATCGCACCGCATACCATTCTGACTGTGGCCGCGATTCTGTTCGTCTACTTTCTCGGTTTCAACATTCTCGAGGCTTCGCAGCCTTCGCTGGTGTCGAAGCTGGCGCCGGGCACCCGCAAGGGCGCGGCGGCGGGCGTCTACAACACCACGCAGTCGATCGGCCTTGCAATGGGCGGCGTGATCGGCGGCTGGCTTTTGAAAGTCGATGGACAGAGCGCCGTGTTTTTTGCATGCTCAGGGCTTGTCGCTTGCTGGCTTATAATCGCGGCCAGCATGAAACAGCCGCCACGCAAGGCGTAACGCTTTTACGGCACGAATTTACAAGGCGGCGGTCAATCGGGGCGCAGCGGCGCGCTTTCCGTTCACTGACACAGGCGGCTGGGGCGCGAGGCGCCATCGGCGCCGCGTCGCCGGCAACGGAATCAACAGGAGAAACTCATGGCATCCGTGAACAAGGTCATTCTCGTCGGCAATCTGGGTGCCGATCCGGAAGTCCGTTATCTTCCGAGCGGCGACGCAGTGGCGAACATTCGCCTTGCCACGACTGATCGCTACAAGGACAAGCAATCCGGTGAATTCAAGGAAATGACGGAATGGCACCGCATTTCGTTCTTCGGGCGCCTGGCTGAGATCGTGTCGGAGTATCTGAAGAAGGGCTCGGCGGTGTACATCGAAGGCCGCATCCGCACGCGCAAGTATCAGGCGCAGGACGGCACCGACCGTTACTCGACGGAAATCGTCGCTGAACAGATGCAGATGCTCGGCGGCCGTGGTGGCGCGGGCGGCGGCGGTGGCGACGACGGCGGTTATAGCCGTGGCGAATCGATGGAGCGCGGCGGTGGCGGCGGTGGCCGCATGTCGGGCGGCGGCGGTGGTGCAGGCCGTGTGTCGGGCGGCGGTGGCGGCGGTCAGAGCCGTCCGAGCGCGCCGGCTGGTGGCGGGTTCGACGAAATGGACGACGATATTCCGTTCTGAAGCCGTCCACGACCACAAGCGTCGACGAACGAACACAAAAACACCCCGCCATCGAGCGGGGTGTTTTTTTACATGCCGACGTTTCGGCCGGATCGCAAACGCAAATCCGGTGTAAAGCGCCGGGCGAGAAGCCTCAAGCCACCCCGCCATTCGCCCGCAGAATCTGGCCGTTCACCCACGCGCCATCCGCCCCTGCAAGAAACGCGACCACGGAAGCAATATCGTCCGGTTGTCCCAGACGTTGCAGCGGCGGCATCTTCGCGAACGTCTGAATCTGCTCCTCCGTCTTGCCGTCGAGAAACAGCGAAGTCGCTACCGGCCCCGGCGCCACGGCATTGACGGTAATGTTCCGCCCGCGCAACTCCTTCGCGAACACATGCGTGAACGATTCGACGGCTGCCTTGGTTGCGTTGTAGATCGCGTAGCCCGGCATGTTCAGCGCGAGCGTCGTGCTCGAAAAGTTGACGATACGTCCGCCGCTATTCATCCGCGTTGCCGCTTCGCGCAGCGTGTTGAAGGTGCCGCGCACGTTGATATCGAAGGTTTGCGCGAACAGCGCGTCGCTGGTTTCTGCGAGCGGCAGCGTCTTCAGGATGCCCGCGTTGTTGACGAGTACGTCGACTTTGCCGAGTTGCTGTTCCGTCGCTTCGAACATGCGGCGCACGTCGTCGGCGTTCGAGACGTCTGCTTTCACCGCAATCGCCGCCGCGCCCTGCGCCTTCAGCTCCGCGACGAGCGCATCCGCTTCCTTCGAACTCGCCGCGTAGTTCACGACGAGCGCAAAGCCGTCGCTGGCGAGCCGCCGCGCGATGGCCGCGCCGATACCCCGCGACGCGCCCGTGACGATCGCAACCTGTGCATTCTTGACGTTGTTCATGATCCGATTCCTTGAAGTGGTGAGTGCGTGAGAAGGATGATCGGATATCTCGGCAAAGAGATAATCAGCCGAAAGTTGTTATCATCATTCCATTCACTTTAACAATGGCGCGGAAGCCAAGCCGCCGCATACCGTCATGGACCGTTTTCAGGAAATGCAGGTGTTCGTCCGTATCGCCGAGCGGCAGAGCTTCACGCGTGCGGCGGACGATCTGCAGATTCCGCGCGCGACCGTCACGAACCTGATGAAGCGGATGGAGCAGCGGCTCGGCGCGCGGCTGCTCGAACGCACGACGCGCACCGTGCGCCTCACCCACGACGGCGAAGCGTATTACCGCCGCTGCGTGCGTCTGCTCGCGGACATGGAAGAAGCGGAGGGTTCGTTTCGCGACGCCGCGCCCAAGGGTTTGTTACGCGTGAATTTGCAAGGCACGCTCGCGCGGCATTTCATCGTGCCCGCGTTGCCGACCTTTCTCGCGCGCTATCCGGGTATCGAATTGCATATCGGCGAAGACGACCGGCTGGTCGATCTGGTGCGCGAGGGTGTCGATTGCGTGCTGCGCGCGGGGAATCTGCAGGATTCGTCGATGGTCGGGCGGCGCGTCGCGCGGCTCGAACAGGTGACGGTCGCGAGCCCGGCGTATCTGGAACGCCACGGCATGCCCGACGATCTCGCCGCGCTCACCACGCATCGCGCCGTCAATTACATGTCGAGTGCGACGGGCAACGCGCTGCCGCTCGAATTCACCGTCGATGAACGCATCGTCGAGGTGAATCTCGAGGCGATTGTTTCCGTGACGGGCACTGATCTGTACACAGGCGCGTCCGTCGCTGGGCTGGGTCTCGTGCAGGTGCCGCGTTATCGCGTGGAAAGCGAACTCGCCGCGGGCAGCCTGGTTGTCGTGCTGCCGCAATTTCCGCCGCCGCCGATGCCCGTCACCGTGCTCTACCCGCAAAGCCGTCAGTTGTCGTCACGCGTGCGGGTGTTCGCGCAATGGCTGCGCGAGATCTTCGACGCGGCGGGCGGGCTGAAGGTCGGCTGAAGGTCGGCTAACAAGCGCCTAATGGCCGACCAAGGGGGGCGCGGAGGCGCGGTCGAGATGCGCGAGCGCATCGCGCATCGGCAGGCTGGAGGAAACGATCGGGCCCGTCAGCGGCGTGTCGAGATCGACGATCACATACACGGCCGATGCAATCGACACCGCGCCCAGCACGATCATCACGACGGCCAGCGCGTTGTGGGGCGCGACGATGCCGAAGCATAGAAAGATGATCATCAGCCAGAAGGTGAGCGTGGTGAGAAAGGGCTTCGAGATCGAGCTGTGCGCTTCTTCGATCAACTTCCAGCGGGCCTGGATGACGCGCTCGAAACGCGCGATGCATTCGGCCTGCGTGTGTTGCTGGTAGCTGTCGAGCGGCTGCAGCTGGCGCACGGCGACAAACGATTCATTCAGCATTTCGCCGAGCCCGATGCCTTCGAGCCTGTCGTGGTTCAGATCCGACTTGAATCGTGGATAGTCGCCCGACGGCGGGTCCTCCCCGGGCCATGTCGCGGCGATCGCGGCAGCGGTGTACGCGCGCAGCAGCGTACGCGAGTATTGCGCCTCGGGACCGTACTGACGCAGCGCCGCGTCGAGCTGGATCAGTTCTGCGGCATAAGAGCGGAAGTCGTTGCCGACGGTATCGAAGCTGCTTTTCGCGGATGCCGTGAGCAAGCCCAACACCAGCGCCGCGAACGTCACGAGCATCGTCATCACGAGCTGGATCAGCTGAAGCGTCTCGTGCCTGCGGTGCTCTTCAGGCAGATAAGCCTTGCCGAAAAAGCCGACGCCCGTTCCCGCCAGAAGCAGGGCGAACACCACGAGCGCTGACAAGGTCTCTTGCATGAGTCTGGTCCACATAGCCGTCGCCTAGCTAATGTCCAACAACTTTGCGGCGCGGGCAAGTTCCTATCCGAACTGTTAAATCCAGCGCAGAAAACCCAAATAGCGAGAAGAAATATTTAGCAAGGCGACACATGTCTATGCGCCAGATCAATTAGCGAGCGTTTCAGTCGAAAGCGACCTGACAGGCCATAAAGTTTTTCGCGAATCAGCCGTAACTGAAAATGTGGTGCGTTTGCTTAATTTTTAATCGGGTTGCGGACCTTGCCTATGGGCCTGGGCGCAGCAAGCCTGCCGTGGAACTCGACGAGTCCCGTCAGGCGGCCATAGGAGACATGCTTCATGTTGAAAGGTCTTTCGATTCGCGCATACCTTACGTTGATGGTCGTGCTGTTCGGCGTGGTATTGCTGATCGGCGCGGCGGCGGGTCTGTTATCGCTGCGTGAGAGCAATGCGTCGCTACAACAGATGTACACCGTCGATACGCCCGCCGTCGCGGATCTCGAAGGCAGCGCCGGCCAGCTGTTGCGCCTGCGTCTCGCGCTGGCAACCTACTCCTCGCTGATCGAGCTGAACGATCAGGAAGGCGCCGACGCGGTGCTGAAGCGTTTCGATACGTATCAGAAGGTGTCGAACGAACGTCTTGCGCATTACATCAGCAAGGCCAGCAACGACGCCGACGAACAGCGTCTCATCAAGGACATGCAGGACAAGCGCGATGCGTTCCTGCACGAAGGCGCCGAGCCCGCGCTCGCGGCGCTCAAGTCCGGCGACAAGGCGGCCTTCCAGCAACTTCAGGCGCACAAGCTGTCGCCGCTCTACAGCGCTTATGAAAAGGCGATGCTGACGCTCGAAAAGCTGCAGCTCGATCACGCCGAGCAACGTTACCAGGAAGCACAGCAACTCTTCTACACGATCAGCGTCGCGGTCGCGATCGGCATGGCGGCTACGCTGATCTTCGCGTGGCTCGGACGCATGATGATGGTTCGCGCCATCGTCCATCCCGTCGATGCCACCATCGAACAGTTCCAGCGCATCGCGAACGGCGATCTGACGGGCCGTATCGACAACGTTAGCGACAACGAAATGGGACGTCTCGCGGCGGCGCTGCGCAAGATGCAGGAGTCGCTGATCGCGACGGTGAACACCGTGCGTCACGGCACCGATTCGATCGATACGGGTGTGAGCGAAATCGCCGCAGGCAATACGAACCTGTCGCAACGCACGGAAGAGCAGGCGGCGTCGCTGGAAGAAACAGCGGCGAGCATCGAAGAGCTCACGTCGACCGTCAAGCAGACGGCCGACAACGCCAAGCAGGCAAGCTCGCTCGCGCAGGGCGCATCGACACTCGCAGCGCAGGGCGGCGATCTCACGCAGCAGGTGGTGGGCACGATGCAGAAGATCGTCGACGACTCGCGGCGCATTGCGGATATCGTCGGCGTGATCGAAGGCATCGCGTTTCAGACCAATATTCTCGCCTTGAACGCGGCCGTCGAGGCAGCGCGCGCGGGCGAGCAGGGCCGTGGCTTTGCAGTGGTGGCGAGCGAGGTGCGCTCGCTTGCGCAGCGTAGCGCGGCAGCGGCGAAGGAGATCAAAGGTCTGATCGGCGAATCGAACGAGCGCGTGACGGCGGGCGCGGACCTCGTGCAGCGTTCGGGCTCGACGATGACGGACATCGTCGATGCAATCGCGCGTGTCAGCGCGATCATGAGCGAGATCGCGGAGGCCGCGACCGAGCAAAGCACGGGCATCGATCAGGTGAATCTCGCCGTCGCGCAGATGGACGAAGTGACGCAGCAGAACGCGGCGCTCGTCGAGCAGGCGGCGGCAGCGGCGAGTTCGCTCGAAGAGCAGGCGCGCCGGCTGACGACAGCGGTGGCCGTGTTCCGCACGGACAGCGGGCAGGCATCGGCGTCGCGAGGTGCAGCGCGCCATGTCGTGACACACAGGCAGGACGTGGCGATGCAGATGGAGGCGGCGGAAGCGGTTTGATCGCGGTGGCCAGGCATGAGTGAATCGCGAAGTGCGATTCACTCGCGGCACAGAAATGCACGGCCATACAACAAAACGGCGGTGCAAGCCTTCAGGCTTGCACCGCCGTTCGTCTTTCGACGTAACGCTTCAAGGCTGCCTTTCAGCGTAATACTTCGCGGCCCCGTCGATCTCTTCCGGCGTCATATTGCGCGCCACGTTGCGCATCTGTTCGTTGATGTCGTTATGACGGTCGCCGTTGGCGAACGCGCGCAGCTGCGCCGCCATATACACCGACGACTGCCCGCCCAGCCAGGGCGCGGCACCCTTGCGATCGCGGTCGCCGTGACAGGCCGCGCAAGGCGCGATGTTGCGCATCGGCGAGCCTTCGTTGACGAACTTGCGGATGGTCGCGTCATCCGTGGTTGCCTGCTCGACGGCGGCGGGACGGGGCAGCGTCGAATAGTAGTTCGCGAGGTCGTGCAGATCGCGGTCGTTCAGATGCGCAATGATGGGCGGCATGATCGCGTTCGCGCGCTGGCCGCTCTGGTAGTCGCGCAACTGCTTGTAGACCACGTCGGCATATTGCCCGGCGAGCACGGGCGCCGTGACCTGGATCAGGCTTTCGACGCCGTGACACATCGAGCAGTTCTGCGCCAGCGTAGCGCCACGCCCGATCGAGTCGGCGCTCGGGCGCGTGCGTCCCCACGGCGGCAGAGGCGGCAGCACGAGCACGTTGCTCGGCGCGGGGCCGGCGATGTTGTCGCTTTGCGTGAACCAGCTCGACGGCGCGCCCGCTGCGCTGCAGATCGTCGCCCACAGCCCGCGTTGCGTGAAGTCGGGATGCTTCGACGGCAGCCAGACAAAGCCGATCAGGATCGACACGACGGCAATCACGATCACGCCGCCGACGCTCGACGTGAACCACCGGTTGCTGAGGCTGAAGACGCGTTCTTCGTTCATGACCGCGCTCCCACCGATACGGCCGGCACCGA
This is a stretch of genomic DNA from Paraburkholderia caribensis. It encodes these proteins:
- the uvrA gene encoding excinuclease ABC subunit UvrA, with the protein product MEQIRIRGARTHNLKNVNLDLPRHKLVVITGLSGSGKSSLAFDTLYAEGQRRYVESLSAYARQFLQLMEKPDVDLIEGLSPAISIEQKATSHNPRSTVGTVTEIHDYLRLLYARVGTPYCPDHEIPLEAQSVSQMVDAALALPEDTRLMILAPVVANRKGEHTELFEDMQAQGFIRFRVRSGGGTANEGVAKIYEVDSLPQLKKNDKHTIDVVVDRLKVRADAKQRLAESFETALRLADGRAIALEMDTDKEHLFSSKFACPICSYSLQELEPRLFSFNNPMGACPECDGLGQITFFDPKRVVAHPSLSLAAGAVKGWDRRNQFYFQMLQSLAAFFEFDIDTAFEDLPEKVRQILLYGSGKQTVPFSYINERGRTSVREHVFEGIIPNLERRYRETDSVAVREELAKYQNNQACPSCEGTRLRREARFVRIGADSDARGIFEVSGWPLRDTLGYFQTLRLEGAKREIADKVIKEIVARLMFLNNVGLDYLSLERSAETLSGGEAQRIRLASQIGSGLTGVMYVLDEPSIGLHQRDNDRLISTLKHLRDLGNSVIVVEHDEDMIRMADYVVDMGPGAGEHGGMVIAEGTPDEVQADPASMTGQYLAGARRIEFPDDRKQPDERRLRIIEAYGNNLKHVTLDLPVGLLTCVTGVSGSGKSTLINDTLYHAVAQHLYGSSAEPSPFEAIEGLEHFDKVINVDQSPIGRTPRSNPATYTGLFTPIRELFAGVPAAKERGYDPGRFSFNVKGGRCESCQGDGVLKVEMHFLPDVYVPCDVCHGKRYNRETLDILYKGQNISEVLEMTVEHAYDFFKAVPVVARKLKTLLDVGLGYIRLGQSATTLSGGEAQRVKLSLELSKRDTGRTLYILDEPTTGLHFHDIALLLEVIHRLRDQGNTVVIIEHNLDVIKTADWVIDLGPEGGAGGGQIIAQGTPEQIAKSKASFTGRYLAPLLQRDKAADEAAAGADNAKQVDSEESDEEAEATVIEGAAESAKPAVKPARSKKAVAADAPKPASKSTAKPAAGTARATGKARAKAGKPSVKT
- a CDS encoding MFS transporter, encoding MSNPSATSTRMSAPELRATVSLAAIFALRMLGLFMIMPVFSIYAKTIPGGDNVLLVGIALGAYGVTQSLLYIFYGWVSDMIGRKPVIAMGLLIFALGSFVAAFAHDMTWIIVGRVIQGMGAVSSAVIAFIADLTAEEHRTKAMAMVGGSIGVSFAVAIVGAPIVFHWLGMSGLFALVGIFSILAIGVVLWIVPDAPKPVHVPAPFREVLHNAELLRLNFGVLVLHATQTALFLVVPRILEAGGLPVSSHWKIYLPVMGLAFVMMVPAIIAAEKRGKMKPVLLGAIGLILIGQLLLGIAPHTILTVAAILFVYFLGFNILEASQPSLVSKLAPGTRKGAAAGVYNTTQSIGLAMGGVIGGWLLKVDGQSAVFFACSGLVACWLIIAASMKQPPRKA
- a CDS encoding single-stranded DNA-binding protein codes for the protein MASVNKVILVGNLGADPEVRYLPSGDAVANIRLATTDRYKDKQSGEFKEMTEWHRISFFGRLAEIVSEYLKKGSAVYIEGRIRTRKYQAQDGTDRYSTEIVAEQMQMLGGRGGAGGGGGDDGGYSRGESMERGGGGGGRMSGGGGGAGRVSGGGGGGQSRPSAPAGGGFDEMDDDIPF
- a CDS encoding SDR family oxidoreductase — encoded protein: MNNVKNAQVAIVTGASRGIGAAIARRLASDGFALVVNYAASSKEADALVAELKAQGAAAIAVKADVSNADDVRRMFEATEQQLGKVDVLVNNAGILKTLPLAETSDALFAQTFDINVRGTFNTLREAATRMNSGGRIVNFSSTTLALNMPGYAIYNATKAAVESFTHVFAKELRGRNITVNAVAPGPVATSLFLDGKTEEQIQTFAKMPPLQRLGQPDDIASVVAFLAGADGAWVNGQILRANGGVA
- a CDS encoding LysR family transcriptional regulator; this encodes MDRFQEMQVFVRIAERQSFTRAADDLQIPRATVTNLMKRMEQRLGARLLERTTRTVRLTHDGEAYYRRCVRLLADMEEAEGSFRDAAPKGLLRVNLQGTLARHFIVPALPTFLARYPGIELHIGEDDRLVDLVREGVDCVLRAGNLQDSSMVGRRVARLEQVTVASPAYLERHGMPDDLAALTTHRAVNYMSSATGNALPLEFTVDERIVEVNLEAIVSVTGTDLYTGASVAGLGLVQVPRYRVESELAAGSLVVVLPQFPPPPMPVTVLYPQSRQLSSRVRVFAQWLREIFDAAGGLKVG
- a CDS encoding bestrophin-like domain; amino-acid sequence: MQETLSALVVFALLLAGTGVGFFGKAYLPEEHRRHETLQLIQLVMTMLVTFAALVLGLLTASAKSSFDTVGNDFRSYAAELIQLDAALRQYGPEAQYSRTLLRAYTAAAIAATWPGEDPPSGDYPRFKSDLNHDRLEGIGLGEMLNESFVAVRQLQPLDSYQQHTQAECIARFERVIQARWKLIEEAHSSISKPFLTTLTFWLMIIFLCFGIVAPHNALAVVMIVLGAVSIASAVYVIVDLDTPLTGPIVSSSLPMRDALAHLDRASAPPLVGH
- a CDS encoding methyl-accepting chemotaxis protein codes for the protein MLKGLSIRAYLTLMVVLFGVVLLIGAAAGLLSLRESNASLQQMYTVDTPAVADLEGSAGQLLRLRLALATYSSLIELNDQEGADAVLKRFDTYQKVSNERLAHYISKASNDADEQRLIKDMQDKRDAFLHEGAEPALAALKSGDKAAFQQLQAHKLSPLYSAYEKAMLTLEKLQLDHAEQRYQEAQQLFYTISVAVAIGMAATLIFAWLGRMMMVRAIVHPVDATIEQFQRIANGDLTGRIDNVSDNEMGRLAAALRKMQESLIATVNTVRHGTDSIDTGVSEIAAGNTNLSQRTEEQAASLEETAASIEELTSTVKQTADNAKQASSLAQGASTLAAQGGDLTQQVVGTMQKIVDDSRRIADIVGVIEGIAFQTNILALNAAVEAARAGEQGRGFAVVASEVRSLAQRSAAAAKEIKGLIGESNERVTAGADLVQRSGSTMTDIVDAIARVSAIMSEIAEAATEQSTGIDQVNLAVAQMDEVTQQNAALVEQAAAAASSLEEQARRLTTAVAVFRTDSGQASASRGAARHVVTHRQDVAMQMEAAEAV
- a CDS encoding c-type cytochrome, which encodes MNEERVFSLSNRWFTSSVGGVIVIAVVSILIGFVWLPSKHPDFTQRGLWATICSAAGAPSSWFTQSDNIAGPAPSNVLVLPPLPPWGRTRPSADSIGRGATLAQNCSMCHGVESLIQVTAPVLAGQYADVVYKQLRDYQSGQRANAIMPPIIAHLNDRDLHDLANYYSTLPRPAAVEQATTDDATIRKFVNEGSPMRNIAPCAACHGDRDRKGAAPWLGGQSSVYMAAQLRAFANGDRHNDINEQMRNVARNMTPEEIDGAAKYYAERQP